The window ATCTAGCATAAAGAGTTACAAGTGCATTATTTACTGAAAGATCCTGTGAATAACCAGAGACATAAGTTTGAGCATGAATTTGTTGTCCTTGATTCAGTGCTTGAATGCCAGCACAAGCACTAATTGCACTTGAAAAACCTATATTGTCTGATTGGATCCCTTGGTTCAGCATTTCATTAAAAAGTCTAAGAGCATCAGCAAACAAGTCGTGCTGTGTGTATCCTGAAATCATAGCTGTCCATGAAACAACATCTTTCTCAGGTAGTCTTCTAAGAATTCCTTGGGCAACATCTAGTTTTCCATTTTTAGCATACATATCTATAAGCACACTACAGACATACACATTAAACTGAAAACCAGCTTTTATGACTAGGGAATGGATTTGCTCCCCTAAATCAAGAGCTCCAAATGATGTGCACGTTCTAAGAATACTTGGATAGGTAAATTGATTAGGAGACAATCCTTCAATCTGCATTTGCCGAAATATCCAGAATGACTCGTATAAATTATCCAACTGCCCAAAAGCCACAAGCATTACATTCCATAAGACCACATTTTCTGTTTGTGTTGTGAGAAAAAATTTATGGGCTGTACTTATATCAGAGCTCTTTACATAAAAATCAAGCAGAGAACCTTCAATAATGATATCTAGAGACATTCCTGCTTTCATCACATAAGAGTGTAGTTGTTCACCCTTGGAGAGAGCCCTTATAGACGCACAAGCACTCAAGAGACTTGCAACTGTAACACAATCTGGTTTCAAGCAATCAAGCTGCATTTTCTTATACAATTCCAATGCCCTATCACTGTATCCCTGCTGAGCAAGCCCTGAAATTAACGAGTTATATGAGACTTCGTCTTTAGTCTGTATTTTGCTGAAAACTTGTTCAGCAGATATGAAATTCCCCATGCGGGAATATAATGTGACCAGCGCATTGCAGACATAGGTCTCCAAGACAAATCCACACTTGAAAACTAGGGCATGGAGCTGCTCCCCAATATCAAACAACTCTATTTTGGTGCAGGCACTTAGAACACTGGAAAATACATATGGAGTAGGACATGTTCCTGATACATGCATTTCATTGAATAGGCGAATAGCTTCTTCTTCATATCCATTCTGTGAATAACCAGATATCATAGCCACCCAAGAAACACTATCCTTCACGCATAACTCGTCAAAAACCTTTCTAGCAGAGTGTACAAACCCATTTTTGGcatacaaatcaatcaaaggATTACATATAATGGAACTAGCTGCAAACCCATGGCTAATAATCCTAGCATGAATCTGCTCAACATTTCGAAAAGCAACATTAACACCTCCACAAGCCCTTAGAACACTGGCAAATGTAACTTCACTCGGATCTACATTTTCCTCTACCATCTGCATAAACAGACCTAAAACCCTGTTATTCATTTTCTTAGAAAGAAAGCTGGACAATATCTTGTTCCAAGTAGTAACACCTCTGCTAGGCATATTATCAAAAACCTTAACTACACTATTCAAATCGTTTGCTGTGAGATAGAAATCAATAAGCTTATCACAAAGAACACTTTCTCTATCAAAAGCCACCTTCAGAATCTTCCCGTGAAGCTTTTTGCAATCAATTAAATTCCCAGAGTTCAAGCAGGAATCAAAAAGCCATAAATATGTTTGAGAATTGGGGCGAATTCCACGCTCATCCATCAAATGCAGAAACTCAATTCCTTTTaaattcccttcaattttctCTTCATATGGTTCATCCAAAGCATTACAAGCTAATCGCGAACCACTCAAACTCCTCCTGAAAcactaagaaaaacaaaaccccagttcagtttgaaaaaaaaaggaacTCGTGTTTCTTGCAAGTATGGATTTGTATTGCAATTTATAGACAAGGAACTGGAGAAACTAAAATTACAAGCAATGAAGAGACGACAAGAGGTTAGAAGTACAATAAGCTGAATGCAGGGAAATGGGTTCTACCTTTCGGGGGCAATGTGTGGGCTTTCCATGTAACGGTTCTTTGAAATTGCGCGGGAAGTTGAAAGCGAAAGATTTCGAGAACGAACTGCGAAGAGACATGGGGCTAAACTGCTTAGGACTCGTGTTTACTGAATGCAGAGCAACCTTATTAACCCCACGGCGAAGGTGAAGAGATATGGATCATGATTCGCGAGGCCTCTACTTCAATGTGTTAATCATCGAGGAACTGAAGAGTTGAATAGCTGCATTTACTAAAACACTATACAACATGGCTCCAAAAGTTGAAATTGATCCGAAGAGTCAGTTTAAGCAAATAGAAAAGAGGAAGGAGGAATGGTATCTTGTGAAAAGGAATGAGGGCCTTCTACGAGGTTTGGTGCAGGCTGAGAAACCTCGGCTGTGAAAGAGTAAACTCATCTAAAAAGCAGTCAGCCGTTGAATCTCCTATGATAAGTTGGTGTCCGAAGATAAAGGAATAAAAGAGTGTGATATTATAGCACAGTGTCTTGCATACGGCTGTGTTGTGATCAATTTATAAACCAGTCAATTCCCACCGAAATAGACTTTTCCGTTTGAACATTGAGCATCCCATCCAT is drawn from Euphorbia lathyris chromosome 9, ddEupLath1.1, whole genome shotgun sequence and contains these coding sequences:
- the LOC136205514 gene encoding pentatricopeptide repeat-containing protein At4g13650 — its product is MSLRSSFSKSFAFNFPRNFKEPLHGKPTHCPRKCFRRSLSGSRLACNALDEPYEEKIEGNLKGIEFLHLMDERGIRPNSQTYLWLFDSCLNSGNLIDCKKLHGKILKVAFDRESVLCDKLIDFYLTANDLNSVVKVFDNMPSRGVTTWNKILSSFLSKKMNNRVLGLFMQMVEENVDPSEVTFASVLRACGGVNVAFRNVEQIHARIISHGFAASSIICNPLIDLYAKNGFVHSARKVFDELCVKDSVSWVAMISGYSQNGYEEEAIRLFNEMHVSGTCPTPYVFSSVLSACTKIELFDIGEQLHALVFKCGFVLETYVCNALVTLYSRMGNFISAEQVFSKIQTKDEVSYNSLISGLAQQGYSDRALELYKKMQLDCLKPDCVTVASLLSACASIRALSKGEQLHSYVMKAGMSLDIIIEGSLLDFYVKSSDISTAHKFFLTTQTENVVLWNVMLVAFGQLDNLYESFWIFRQMQIEGLSPNQFTYPSILRTCTSFGALDLGEQIHSLVIKAGFQFNVYVCSVLIDMYAKNGKLDVAQGILRRLPEKDVVSWTAMISGYTQHDLFADALRLFNEMLNQGIQSDNIGFSSAISACAGIQALNQGQQIHAQTYVSGYSQDLSVNNALVTLYARCGRIKEAYLAFEKVDAKDSITWNGLMSGFAQSGYCEEALKIFVQMRRSNIAGSLFTFGSAVSAAANIASVKQGRQIHAMIIKTGFDSEIEVSNALTTLYAKCGRLDDAEREFFEMPEKNEISWNAMITGYSQHGCGIEAVNLFEKMKLVGPMPNHVTFVGVLSACSHVGLVDEGLAYLESMSKEHGLVPMPEHYACVVDLLSRAGLLSRAKKFIEEMPYEPDAMVWRTLLSACTIHKNTEVGEVAARHLLKLEPEDSATYVLLSNMYAVAGKWDYRDHTRQMMKERGVKKEPGRSWIEVKNSIHAFFVGDKLHPLADQIYKFLTDLNKQAAKIGYVQDRYILLNNLEQEQKDPTGYIHSEKLAIAFGLLSLSDPIPIHVMKNLRVCNDCHTWIKFVSKISNRTIVVRDAYRFHHFEGGVCSCKDYW